Sequence from the Rutidosis leptorrhynchoides isolate AG116_Rl617_1_P2 chromosome 3, CSIRO_AGI_Rlap_v1, whole genome shotgun sequence genome:
tacaagttgattaagttatggttggaatagatttgttaccaattttcacgtagctaaaatgagaaaaattatccaatcttgttttacccataacttcttcattttaaatccgttttgagtgaatcaaattgctatggtttcatattgaactctattttatgaatctaaacataaaaagtataggtttatagtcggaaaataagttacaagtcgtttttgtaaaggtagtcatttcagtcgaaagaacgacgtctagatgaccattttagaaaacatacttccactttgagtttaaccataatttttggatatagtttcatgttcataataaaactcattttctcagaataacaacttttaaatcaaagtttatcatagtttttaattaactaacccaaaacagcccgcggtgttactacgacggcgtaaatccggttttacggtgtttttcgtgtttccaggttttaaatcattaagttagcatatcatatagatatagaacatgtgtttagttgattttaaaagtcaagttagaaggattaacttttgtttgcgaacaagtttagaattaactaaactatgttctagtgattacaagtttaaaccttcgaataagatagctttatatgtatgaatcgaatgatgttatgaacatcattactaccttaagttccttggataaacctactggaaaagagaaaaatgtatctagcttcaacggatccttggatggctcgaagttcttgaagcagaatcatgacacgaaaacaagttcaagtaagatcatcacttgaaataagattgttatagttatagaaattgaaccaaagtttgaatatgattattaccttgtattagaatgataacctactataagaaacaaagatttcttgaggttggatgatcaccttacaagattggaagtgagctagcaaacttgaaagtattcttgattttatgtaactagaacttgtagaatttatgaagaacacttagaacttgaagatagaacttgagagagattaattagatgaagaaaattgaagaatgaaagtgtttgtaggtgtttttggtcgttggtgtatggattagatataaaggatatgtaattttattttcatgtaaataagtcatgaatgattactcatatttttgtaattttatgagatatttcatgctagtttccaaatgatggttcccacatgtgttaggtgactcacatgggctgctaagagctgatcattggagtgtatataccaatagtacatacatctaaaagctgtgtattgtacgagtacgaatacgggtgcatacgagtagaattgttgatgaaattgaacgaggatgtaattgtaagcatttttgttaagtagaagtattttgataagtgtattgaagtctttcaaaagtgtataaatacatattaaaacactacatgtatatacattttaactgagtcgttaagtcatcgttagtcgttacatgtaagtgttgttttgaaacctttaggttaacgatcttgttaaatgttgttaacccaatgtttataatatcaaatgagattttaaattattatattatcatgatattatcatgtatgaatatctcttaatatgatatatatacattaaatgtctttacaacgataatcgttacatatatgtctcgtttaaaaattattaagttagtagtcttgtttttacatatgtagttcattgttaatatacttaatgatatgtttacttatcatagtatcatgttaactatatatatatatatccatatatatgtcatcatatagtttttacaagttttaacgttcgtgaatcaccggtcaacttgggtggtcaattgtctatatgaaacatatttcaattaatcaagtcttaacaagtttgattgcttaacatgttggaaacatttaatcatgtaaatatcaatctcaattaatatatataaacatggaaaagttcgggtcactacattctgcTCATTCGATCCCCAACGTCAACGATTCACGAAAACCTTCGATCCCAAGATCCAAACGGCTCCAACAGATTGCTTGAGTTAACCTTTATTATATGAAACTCTTGTGCTGATAACGTATTATATTTTAGTGCTTTATGAAAAATATTAGTGACCGAATCTTTGCACTAAGAGTTCTAAGAAATGTTAGAATATAGAAAATAAACACTTGTATATGTGTAAGAATGGTACAAGTGTAAAGCTTGTATTCATGACCTATTTATGGTACAAATTTTAGTAGCTTGGGGTAAAAGCATGGTGTTAAGGGATGTGTAACAATACGGGTCATCCACTTATTTGAGACATTATTTTCGTAACAaggattaaattattattttatgctAGAGGAAATATTAATGTAACCTATAAAATACAAAAGGTATTACAGTATATATAGCACCTGATAATACAAAAGAAGTGATGTAACGATCAACTTTCAAAAAATTGACAAAAAAGTAAGATAACAAGAATATATAACTTCATTTATACATTAAATCAACTCCATGCGGCTATAatgttacatatatcataaagaaacacttatattaaatttatTCATTATTATTCTTAATTAACATATTCAGATGTAGCCCCCTTATTCATCACTAATTCCTTAATTAATTTTTGTTGTTGACTCTGCATAGTCGGATGGTATAGAAAGATTAAGTTCCGAGCAAACAAAACGGATTATCTCATCCGTAAAACCGCCCATTGTCAACTTGTTTAATGTAACAGACATTGCAAACCTGTTACGTATGTCACAATATCCTACTGATCCTCCTAAACCTGAGTGACTGAACCCAATTAAAGAACCATCAGCAGCGTTAAATTTGACAAACCCGAGCCCAAACCTCCCATTTGGAAAAACCAAATCCGTGTAGTCTCCAGTTCCCATAAATGCATCATGAATATTTTCTTTGGTGTTGTTAAAGATTTTAAAATCCACGTTATCACTTATGTCAATGGTTTCTTTGGTTTTTATGGTAGTAGAGGGATGTGGAAGTGGGACCACACCGCCATCTACGAGAGCAGCATAGAAGCGGGCTAGTGCTCGAGCAGAGAAGTGCCCATTGCCCGCAGGTATTTTGGCACAACGTACATTAAGTTCATTAGATGATGTTATAATTCTATAAGCTTCCTCAAACGTGAATGAGGATGGCAGGAAGGGCGTGGGTGAACTGGCTACAGCTGTAAGGAAATTGTGGATCGTATCGAGATCACTTGGATCTATAGTAACAGTTGCGACACGAGATTCCACACCTAAAACAAGCATTAAAAATCACTTTCATTATAATGTTGTGGCCAATGTTTTCTTATATAATGAGAAGTAATTTTCTTATATAATGAGAAGTAACAGTGAAAATTTGTTTGATCTTTACCAGGGGGAATTCCAATATAAAACTCGCCTTCGAGATTAAGTGGACGAACAAACGCATCCTCTAAAATATCCTGAAACTTCTTCCCAGATGCATGCTGCACATTCAAAAACCGATGCATCATAATTCAGGATAATAACAAAAACAATGTAGTTTGACACTGCTAAAAAAACCTTATAATTATTTTGAATTTCCCTTGATAAGTGGGACCGATTTATCTTCTTCAAGAAGATATAAAGAGTGATTTAGTTGAGATCGACTGGGTGGAAAGAGATTAAACAGAGATTTTAAGGATCGTTTGTGTCAATATGCCACTATTATTATATGCTTATCAACATCAACTATTATAAATTCAACTTTTAATGGTATTTATCTCTTATAGGTAACTTGTTTATGTAGTATTATATTATATCCAACTATGTAATGATTATTTTGCATGGCCTTTGTATGGCCTTTCATTTAGTATTAGCCCGTTTGAGTTTGATTCATTGTATATATAGCTATTAGCTAGCTTTGTACTATTATTAATTACAATATGGTATTAGAGCCTCAACAAGTTAAAAACCCCTACATCTACAACCCTTGTTCATCCTCCCCTACAGTCGGGACAAATATTATTTCATAATCACACGACTTCTTGCATCAATTAATTTCTTATTAATGGAATTTTTAATCATTTAATTCATTACTATCCATCTCACAAACATCCGCAATATTCGCTAAATCATATCCATAATTACCGCTCGATTGTGAtaaagttaactatgctcaatcgCATTCGCGCCCGACCACAACCGCATCACGACCGACGCACCACGTAATAAATATAGGTTTGATTTGCTTGTATTTACAATTACAATGCTCATTCAAGTTGATGCATGAAACCTGGATCCTATCAGTGTTAAGGCTAGAACCTGCCTTTATCAGAGTAGAAACCCTAATCGACTAGCAATCACAAACACAATAGCCGAAAATATAAACAGaacacgagaattatagtggttcagtttctaggtgaaacctacatccactttggaactagagagtataTTATTAATTTGGAGGGTGTTACAAAGCATGTACATATGAGAGAGTATTTATAGACAAGGATTAAGACAAACCCTAGTCTAATTAACCTAAGCCCGGCCCATTTAAATTAGGGTTGGCCAAACCCTAACTTAACCACCAAGTAAGCCTCTGCCGAAGCCTACATACattaacaatctcccacttggaggcttCGAATACCATCGATATACACTCTTGTACTTCTGCTCCGCAAGACTTTGCTCGTCTCTACTCTCTCTAGTTCCTGCCTTCTCTTCAATGTTCCTGAAGGCCAGTTGAAGCTATGCACAGCTTCAACTTATCCAGCGTTACTGGTTTGGTGAACATATCTGCCGGATTCTTTGAACCTGGAATGCTCTCCAGATTAAATGTTCCATTGCTTATCCGTTCTCTGATAAAGTGATACTTCATGCCAATGTGCTTCGTCTTAGCATgatagactggattctttgctaactTGATTGCGCTCTCATTATCACAATATAAGACAAATTCTGTCTGTTTGCTGCCCAGTTCTTTCATGAATGTCTTCAACCACACTAGTTCTTTACTGGCTTCAGTCAAGGCCATGTATTCTGCTTCGGTAGTAGATTGAGCCACGCTCTTTTGAAGCCTAGACATCCAACTCACTGCTGTTCCTCCTATAGTGAATACATACCCGGTGGTGCTCTTGAAGGTATTATTGCATCTACCCAGATCTGCATCAGAATAACTACTGAGAGTAGTATCCCTGCCCTTGAAACATAACCCAACTTTGGGAGTACCCTTTAAATACCGCAGTATCCACTTCACTGCTTCCCAATGTTCTTTCCCCGGACTTGACATAAAGCGACTAACCatcccaactgcatgtgctatatcaagtcttgtacacaccatagcgtacattagactacccactgcggatgcataaggaaccttagccatttctgctttttctacttcagttttaggagACTGATGTTTAGAAAGCTTTAGATGACTTCCCAACGGTGTGTTTCTTGGCTTTGTAGACTCACCATTCATTCTGAACTTTTCAAGAACCTTACGAATATACTTTTCTTGAGATAAAGAAACTGACCCATCTTTATTCCTGCATATACTCATACCGAGAATTTGCTTAGCTGGCCAGAGATCCTTCATTTCAAATTCTCTAGATAATTGCTTCTTCAAATTGCGTATTTCAACCATATCAGAACCTGCAATTAACATATCATCGACATAAAGAAGCAATATAATATAGGAGCTCTTGAACTTCTTCAAATAACAGCAATGATCTGTAGAACTTCTCATGAATCCTGTCTTCTCCATGAAATTATCAAATTTCAAGTACCACTGTCTgggagcttgtttcaaaccatacaagCTTCTCTTTAGATTACACACAAGATTCTCCTTTCCTTTGACACAAAACCCCTCTGGTTGAGACATATAAATGTCTTCTTCAATGTCGCCATGAAGAAAGGCTGTTTTAACATCCAACTGTTCTAAGTGTAACTTCTCGGTTGCCACCATACTTAGAACTAATCTGATAGTCGTCATCTTCACTACTGGAGAAAAGATTTCAGCAtagtcaactcctttcttttgttgaaatcctttgacaactaatcttgctttgtatcgTTTAGAACCATCCCCTTCATCATTGACTCTGAAAACCCATTTATTCTGTAAGACCCTTTTTCCTGGTGGTAACTTGGTTAACCTCCAAGTTTGATTTTTCAATAAAGATTCCATCTCGCTTTTCATAGCCTGCTCCCACTGGAACGAATCTTTCACCTTCATTGCCTCAGAATAACTTTCTGGTTCCCCATTTTCTGTCAAAAGAAGATAGTTAACTGTTGGACTAAACCTAACTGGCTGTCTTGTGACTCGTGTAGATCTCCTGACCCAATTAGACTGGTCAGGTTGTGGTGGGGGCTGTAGGGCTGCTCATCATCAGAATCTGAGCTCCCACTATCAGAAGTCTGCTCGTGATCAGATTCCGAGCTTTCACTATTAGGAACTCTCATTGGAACTTCAATTTCATACTCTGGagtttccctttcatcttctctaGTTGTCTCTGTGTCAACCTCAAATTCAACTGATTCTTTTTCTTTTGGTGTTGAGTTGAAATCCTTGTACAATTCTGCTTCATTGAAGGTGGCATGTTTACTTCTGATAACATGTTTTCCCTTGTTATCCCATAACCTGTAACCCATGTCATCTCCCCCATAACCAATAAACAAGTACTTATTTACTTTTGCATCAAGTTTGTCaccatctttattaatatcatatgcACTGCACCCAAATATTTTTAGATGCTCATAACTGATTGCTTTACCTCTCCATTCTTCTTCGGGTATTTTGAAATCAAGCGGAGCTGATGGAGAAAGGTTGATCAAATAAGCGGCAGTGCTTACTGCATCAGCCCATTGAGTCTTTGGTAGCCCATAATTAAGTCTCATGCTACGTGCTCTCTCATTTAAAGTACGATTCATCCTTTCTGCAACTCCGTTTTGCTGTGGAGTACCTGGAACCGTCTTGATCATCCGAATGCCATGATCAGCACAATAGTTAACGAATTCGGTGctgatgtattctcctccattatccgacttcatgcattttaccttcaaatcagaagataattcaacagcagatttccatttcttaaaagcttcaaatacatcagatttattattacgaaagtaaacccataccttgcgTGTTGAATCATCGATGAAAGTAACATAATAGCGTGCTCCTCCCAACGAAGAAACAGGAGTAGGCCCGAACACATCTGTGTGTACCAGCTCCAACTTATGAGCCTTTAAAGTTCTGCCTGCTTTTGCGAAGGTGACCTTCTTCTTCTTTCCTAGAACACATGACTCGCAAAATTCCGATTCAACTCTCTTTACACCAGGAATTTTACCATTAGACACTAGCATTTTCATTCC
This genomic interval carries:
- the LOC139902910 gene encoding uncharacterized protein; translated protein: MNDISASNPQWVYDSPILSDVEEKLRRFLVELGIAGRITGIQVCAYKDGKVIIDTAAGVLGKDDPRPVQNDSLFPVFSTTKGVTAGMVHWLADKGKLKLDENVANIWPEFGNKGKDQIKVNHVLNHTAGLHNALASITKDATSYCDWDECLKRIAMEEPETEPGRQQLYHYLSYGWLCGGIIEHASGKKFQDILEDAFVRPLNLEGEFYIGIPPGVESRVATVTIDPSDLDTIHNFLTAVASSPTPFLPSSFTFEEAYRIITSSNELNVRCAKIPAGNGHFSARALARFYAALVDGGVVPLPHPSTTIKTKETIDISDNVDFKIFNNTKENIHDAFMGTGDYTDLVFPNGRFGLGFVKFNAADGSLIGFSHSGLGGSVGYCDIRNRFAMSVTLNKLTMGGFTDEIIRFVCSELNLSIPSDYAESTTKIN